CGATGCCGGTCACCACGCCGAACGCGTGCGCAATCAATCGTGGGCGCGCCAAGGGAACCCCCTCTGTGGGTCGGTCATGGCGGTGTGCGCCCAGCCTAGTTCCCGGCGTGCAGCGCGAACCACAGTTCCGCACGCGTACCTGCGGGTTCCAGCGAGCGCCCGAGCAGCAGCTCGACGCGCCGCAAGCGGTTGCGCACGGTGTGCCGGTGCACGCCGAGCCGGGCGGCCGCCGGGTCGGCCTGGCCGTGGCAGGCCAGCCACGCCCGCAGCGTCTCGCGCAGCACGTCGTCGAGCGGGGCGAGCAGGGCCGCGGCGTGTTCGGCCGCGTCGGGCGCCAGCAGCCGCGCGGACGCGACCTCCTCGAACCGGGCCACGCCCTCCTCCAGCGCCCGCAGCGCCTCCCGGTAGCCGCGCGCGACGTCCGTCGCGTCCACCGGGCTCGACGCGGCGGCGGGCACGTCGAGGTCGTGGGCGAGCACCACCTGCCGGCCGTCGACCTCGGCCGCGAACCCCGGCGGCTCGGCCACCTCGGCCAGCGGCAGGAACACCCGGAACGGCGCCTCGGGCAGCCCGGCCACCGGCACCCCGGCCAGCAGCAGCCGGAACCGCTCCGCGCGCAGGTCCCGGCGGACCCGCTCCACCTCGTCCGAGCGCGCCAGGGCGAGGGTGAGCAGCGACGCGGCGGTGTTGACCACCCCGGCGTCCAGCGGGCCCGGCGCCACCACGGCCAGGAACCCGCGCCGCCCGAGCACCTGCATCGCCGCGTGCCGCTCCCCCGCCTGCCACGACGCGCTGGCCGCCCCGGCGGACGCGGCCAGCCGGCGGACCTGCTCGGTGAGGT
This portion of the Saccharothrix syringae genome encodes:
- a CDS encoding PucR family transcriptional regulator, with the translated sequence MSLTVGALAREVGLAVRVDAGLDRPIAWVHSTELADPTPFLEGGELLLTTGIALGPPDDYVRRLVAAGAVGLGFGTGLSHDRVPADLVDAARAAGLALLEVPRATPFIAITKAVAADKYAAISRADRARQALTRSAVGDGPRGVVERLAGLVGGGVALLDGAGAPVHACGDLPDLTEQVRRLAASAGAASASWQAGERHAAMQVLGRRGFLAVVAPGPLDAGVVNTAASLLTLALARSDEVERVRRDLRAERFRLLLAGVPVAGLPEAPFRVFLPLAEVAEPPGFAAEVDGRQVVLAHDLDVPAAASSPVDATDVARGYREALRALEEGVARFEEVASARLLAPDAAEHAAALLAPLDDVLRETLRAWLACHGQADPAAARLGVHRHTVRNRLRRVELLLGRSLEPAGTRAELWFALHAGN